The window CTTCGCTTCTTCGTAGGCGACATCGCGCAGATAGTCTCCTGTCAAGATGCCCTGTTCTTCCTGCTGAGGCACGAAGAGCATTCGGAGTTCTTGGCTCACTTCTTCCCCGGTTTCAGACACCGTGTGAAACCCTAAACGAAAGCCTGGCAGCTCTGCCAATTCAGCGACAGCTCCGTACTGATTGTCATCCAAAACTTTTTGCTTCAGCTCTGGGGTAATGGGTGCGACTGCAAACTCCGTGCGAGATCGCTCGACCTCTTGATGGGTCAGGTAATGGTAAGTCCGCTCAGTGGCCCAACTACCCACACAGCACTCAAAAAAGGTCTGGAAAGGTTGAATATTCATCGCGATCGTTCTCCATGAACAGTATTCCTGATCTTCCGTTTGGAGCATGGCAGCCCCATAAGCCAGCCTTCTCCTCTAAGGGGGGTGGAAGCCTGACTTACCCATGCTCTTTCAGGAACGTTTAAGCAATCAAAGTCCTGATCTAGTTTAAGAGGGGATGGATGGATAGAGAGATGAATGGGGCGCGAGGGAAAGATTAGTTCAGGATCATTCAGGTCATGACTCTAATAACCTCACGCTGGCCCTGATACCCGGCGTTTGCCCGAACAACCTTAGAAGTTGTCAATTTAGAGACAGATCGTTAGCATTGATGCAAGTTACAAAAGTTAACGATCTTCTTGGGGCGTAGCCTGCTTGGAGACTGTTTTGTTTCTCGGTTGTCTGAACTTATGCCTTATTCCACTGATACCGCCCGTATTCTGGCTGAGCCACTTGTAACCGAATTCTTTCGAAAGTGTGAGGGCGACTGGCGCTCTGAACGGCGATACTACACGTTGGCAAGTGGGGATGTTCAGGAAGTTGTGAGCTACCTCAATATTCGCTTCTTGGCTGCGGGTACGCCTGAGTTACTGCAGCTGGCAGAGTTACACGACTTGTCGTCAGCTCAGCCTTTGGTCTGTGGCACCCAGGTCACTTGGGAAAGCAACTATTTGAAAACCGGCAAGAAGCCGGTCAATGGTTCTACGCTGTTTGGGGTCCGAGGCGCTGTTCTATATCGCGATCGCGGTTTCGCCACGTCTAAGCCTGTAACCGCTGACTTTTCATTTAGCGACCCCAGAACGATGATTTTAAAGACGGCTTACAACGGGTCTAGCTTCGAGGAAGAGATTAAACTCGTGGGCGATCGCACCCGTACCCGACAGACGATTATCTCCCGCGCGGGCGAAGAGATCATGATCGGCCAATATCTGGAACAGCGTGCCTGAGTGTTCTGACTGGGGGGGCTAGAGTCTGATCGACCAACCCCTCATCAATTCGATTCATTACGACTAGCGCATTGGAGGATGAAGAGCCTTCAATGCGCTTTGCTTATTCTTTCTTATTTTATTGAGGCAAAAACTTAGCCTCACCATAAGCTTAGATTAAGCTCGGCAAAGGCTTAATCGAGCAAGCAGGTAGAGGCTTCTCTAAAATTCCTTATCAAATTCCCGAGCTCATCCGGAATCCCTATAAACACTTAGATTAAGTGTATGAAGATACCGCAAAGTTTCTAGGACTTTCCGAGGGGAATACGCAGATTCTTCAAGGAACTTTCATTGGTTGAAGAGACCAAGATCACACATAAGTGGTGCACGCCCTCCCATAATAATCAGATGAGTTGTGCTTTCTCTGGGCTAATCTCTAGCTCGGCAAAACGGCATATTACTGCTGAATAGCTGATGCTAAGGACTTCTTAGCCTACTCGCTGGCTAAGGACAGTAGCCGGGTTAGGGCATTCCCTGAATATAAGGAGGTTGACCGGGAACTCTATCGTGGGTCAGATGCTTTTTGAATGCTCTCGAACGATGTATAGGGCAAAGCCATCAGCAAAGCGATCACATGAGGGCTTATCTCTTGATTGGATTTCATTCAATTTCCAAAGAGTAATGCAAGCCTGAAATGTTTTTTGGCGTAGTCAGCGACAGTGCATTTCCTGAATTCTGCCTCGAATCGAGGGGCTCTCAACGTATCTCCTCAGGACTTCTCAAATGGTGAGTCATAGAGCCTCAGGTTCTCTAAAGAATCTACTCAATTTTTTGCACATTGTATGTTCTGCCCAACAACAAACTAGACTGATTAAATCAAGCGCATATGATTTCAACAGTTTTTCCAGCTTCTACCTCCCAACTGACAGGGGTTCGACTGCAAATACGAGCCCTACAGCCTCAGCTCACAGTTTGGCGGCGTCAGATTCATCAGCGACCAGAGCTGGGGTTTCAAGAACAGCTAACCTCAGCTTTGATTAGCCGAAAACTTTCTGAGTGGGGAATTAAGCATCAGCAGGGCATTGCAAAAACTGGCATCGTGGCCGAGATCGCTGGCCACAGGCCAGGGCCAGTGTTAGCTATCCGGGCAGATATGGATGCACTGCCCATTCAGGAAATGAACGAGGTCGATTATCGCTCACAGCATCCTGGTGTGATGCATGCGTGTGGCCATGATGGTCATGTCACGATCGCCCTGGGAACGGCCTATTATCTTTCTCAACACAGCGACAGTTTCAGCGGCACCGTCAAAATCATCTTTCAGCCTGCTGAGGAAGGACCAGGGGGTGCCAAACCCATGATTGAAGAGGGGGTTCTTGAAGCCCCAGATGTTGATGCCATTATCGGGTTACATCTCTGGAATAATTTGCCAGTGGGGACGGTCGGAGTGCGAACGGGACCCTTAATGGCCGCTACTGAGTTTTTCCACTGCACCATTCATGGGCGAGGGGGGCATGGCGCCATCCCGCATCAAACGGCAGACTCTATTGTGATCGCATCACAGATTGTAAATGCGCTGCAGGCTATCGTATCTCGAAATATTGATCCCCTCAAATCTGCAGTCGTCACCATAGGAGAACTCCATGCGGGTTCGGCCGTCAACGTTATTGCGGATGAAGCTCGCATGGGGGGCACGATTCGCTACTTTGATGACGCCTATGATGGGTTCTTTGAGCAGCGCTTACATCAAATTATTGGTGGCATTTGTCAAAGCCATGGAGTCAATTACACGCTGGACTACCATGCGCTGTATCCTCCAGTGATTAATGATCCAGATGTGACAGAGCTCGTCAGGTCTGTTGCCTTATCAGTCGTGGATACTCCTGCAGGGGTGGTTCCTGATTGCCAAACGATGGGCGGCGAAGACATGTCCTTTTTCTTAAAAGCTGTGCCCGGCTGTTACTTTTTCCTTGGCTCCGCGAATGCGGCGAAAGGCCTGACTTATCCTCATCATCATCCCCGTTTCAACTTTGATGAATCGGTGTTATCCACGGGGGTAGAAATGTTCGTGCGCTGTGTCGAGTCTTTTTGTCGGAGTTAATTTCTGACAAGCGCTATCCCAATCAGCGAAATGCTCGATAAGCTAGTTCCTGAAAGCTGATTGGCATGGGAAATGTAGCGATGAAGCGACGATCATTTTGGTGGATGGGGCTCATGGCAATCGCCGTGATATTGTCGGTGCTGGTGGGCAGCACCTGGCAAAAGAGCTGGACTGCCGTATCCCCAACGTCGTTACAGGTAGCCCAGGAAACTCCGGAGGCAGCTCCAGTGCCTGATTCGGGGCCTGCACTGGTTATCAGTGGCACCTATGAAGACCCCCAAGGGAAATTTCAGGTGGGCATCTTGGATGGCTACACGGTGAGTTCAGCTGCAGGGTCTGCTCTATTTCAATTAGGCGATGGCAGTTTAGCCTACAGCGTTATTTGGGTTCCTCTGAATAGCGACTCGCCCTTACCCGAAATTGGCATGGTAGACATTGCTCAAGAAACCCTGGGACGTGGGGAAGGCTTTCAAACTCAGACATTTAGTACTGTCCCGGGTGGGGGGTTACAGATTGCCTGGACAGGGCGATTGAGCCAAGGTACGGTACCGCCGCAATCAGTGTCCGGTAGGATCTTAGTCAACCAACAAGGCGCAGAAGCTTATGTATTGGTCGTAGCTGCCCTTGAGGATGACTCTGCTCAGGTGCCTGCAATCGTGTCTACACTGATGGAGACCTTGGTGATTTTGTAGATTGCTTTGCTGAGAGTACTGTCATTGCAAGACACAGCCAAGTACCCTGTATAAATAGGGTCTTTTGAGGTGCCGCCCGTGGTTAACACCAATGCTGAAGTTACCCGCCTGAAAGATTTAATGCCAGCCTCCGGGCGGATGAAAATCCGGATTTTGATAGACGATCGCCAATCAACGGTCATTCAAGCACCATTCCCCCGTCCTTGGAATCGTAGCTATCCCATCACGATTAACTGGTCTCTCTGGCAAGAGCTTTCTGTCTCTCAGCGAGACTTGCTCTTTCTCCACTACGTTTGCTGGTTGACCTCTGTACAATTGCTGAAGCCTCAGCTGTATCAAGGTGTTGCTGCAGTCGGCGTGATCGGAGCCGTATTTGAGCTGTTTCAAGCAGATGCGGTCGGTGTTTTAGCCGCCGGAGGGTTGACGGCGATCGCGGCCACTCAAGTCTGGCGCCAAAATACAGGCACGCAAGCTAAACTCGACGCTGATGAAATGACGATACGAATCGCTCAGCGCCGGGGGTATTCTGAACGAGACGCGGCTCGCCATTTGCTGGAGGCCCTGGAAGCAGTACCGCAGATCGAAGGTCGGGGGGGCATGAGCTATGCCGAACTGCTGCGAGCACAGAGTTTACGCACTGTGTTAGGAACCGCCAGCACCCCTCCACCGGCTCGGATACGCACTCAATAAGTCAGGGTCAAACCCTTTCCCCAGGCTCCAGGCTCCAGGCTCCAGGTGTTGATAGCACTTCAATCTGAGATCTTGAAATATTTATGCGGTTAGGTTCTGACAGATGATCCACGATCTTCCCGAGTCTTCAGATTTCTTGTTGGATGAGACCCAGCGAGATGTTCTCTTAGAGGCCGTCATCGAAACCCTTAACCAATATGTTTTTCCAGACGTCGCAACTCAGCTACAGCAGGATATTCAGCAACGTTGCCAAGATCATGGCTATCAAGACATTACCGGGAGTGAACAGCTGGCCCATGTTTTGACGGGCCAACTGCAAGCGCTGTCAGGCGATCGCCAGTTAACCGTTCATTTCAGCCCTCAACCCCTGCCTGAACTCTCCCCCAATCAGATGCCGAGCCCAGAAAGCATGGCTGCGGAAAAACATCGCAGCAGCCTGCGCAATTTCGATATCAACCGAGTCGAACGGCTGAAGGGCAATGTGGGCTATTTAGAGCTGTATGGATTTGAACCCCCTGACTTTTCAGGGGATGTCTTAGCCGCTGCGATGACCTTTGTCGCTCAGACCCAAGCCTTGATCATCGATTTGCGCCATAATCGCGGCGGTTCGCCCGCCATGGTGGCATTGCTGTGCAGCTACCTGTTACCCGTACATCCCCCAGTGCATCTGAATGATGTCTATTGGCGGCCTGATGACACGACGCGTCAATGGTGGACAGTCGCTCACTTGCCAGCCCCTCGCTATGGGCACAAGCCGGTTTATGTGTTGACCAGTCAGGACACTTTCTCAGCTGCCGAAGAGTTTGCCTACAACTTGCAGGTCCTAAAACGAGCCACCATTATCGGAGAGCATACCCCCGGTGGTGCCAATCCGGGGCAGGGCTATCGTTTAAGCGATCATTTTTGGATGTTTATGCCCACAGGTCGAGCGATTAACCCCGTCACGGGGAGTAATTGGGCTAAGACTGGCGTGATTCCCGATGTTAAAGTGCCGTCAGAACTTTCGCTGCTCACAGCTCACGTGATGGCCTTAAACCACCTGTTAGAGACTGAGCCAGACGGCCCTCATTTCCGTGAACTACAGCGCTCAATGCTGTTAGTTGAGCGAGCGTTAAACACCCGAC is drawn from Leptolyngbya sp. SIO1E4 and contains these coding sequences:
- a CDS encoding amidohydrolase, with the protein product MISTVFPASTSQLTGVRLQIRALQPQLTVWRRQIHQRPELGFQEQLTSALISRKLSEWGIKHQQGIAKTGIVAEIAGHRPGPVLAIRADMDALPIQEMNEVDYRSQHPGVMHACGHDGHVTIALGTAYYLSQHSDSFSGTVKIIFQPAEEGPGGAKPMIEEGVLEAPDVDAIIGLHLWNNLPVGTVGVRTGPLMAATEFFHCTIHGRGGHGAIPHQTADSIVIASQIVNALQAIVSRNIDPLKSAVVTIGELHAGSAVNVIADEARMGGTIRYFDDAYDGFFEQRLHQIIGGICQSHGVNYTLDYHALYPPVINDPDVTELVRSVALSVVDTPAGVVPDCQTMGGEDMSFFLKAVPGCYFFLGSANAAKGLTYPHHHPRFNFDESVLSTGVEMFVRCVESFCRS
- a CDS encoding DUF3318 domain-containing protein; this translates as MPASGRMKIRILIDDRQSTVIQAPFPRPWNRSYPITINWSLWQELSVSQRDLLFLHYVCWLTSVQLLKPQLYQGVAAVGVIGAVFELFQADAVGVLAAGGLTAIAATQVWRQNTGTQAKLDADEMTIRIAQRRGYSERDAARHLLEALEAVPQIEGRGGMSYAELLRAQSLRTVLGTASTPPPARIRTQ
- a CDS encoding phycobiliprotein lyase gives rise to the protein MPYSTDTARILAEPLVTEFFRKCEGDWRSERRYYTLASGDVQEVVSYLNIRFLAAGTPELLQLAELHDLSSAQPLVCGTQVTWESNYLKTGKKPVNGSTLFGVRGAVLYRDRGFATSKPVTADFSFSDPRTMILKTAYNGSSFEEEIKLVGDRTRTRQTIISRAGEEIMIGQYLEQRA
- a CDS encoding phycobiliprotein lyase yields the protein MNIQPFQTFFECCVGSWATERTYHYLTHQEVERSRTEFAVAPITPELKQKVLDDNQYGAVAELAELPGFRLGFHTVSETGEEVSQELRMLFVPQQEEQGILTGDYLRDVAYEEAKPIVSHFRYDIQNQELLMTTRYTKVVSVDSITLVNPTLRVRRILNYQRPEAQEPLKTLLLAGFGVEQKQP
- a CDS encoding S41 family peptidase, producing the protein MIHDLPESSDFLLDETQRDVLLEAVIETLNQYVFPDVATQLQQDIQQRCQDHGYQDITGSEQLAHVLTGQLQALSGDRQLTVHFSPQPLPELSPNQMPSPESMAAEKHRSSLRNFDINRVERLKGNVGYLELYGFEPPDFSGDVLAAAMTFVAQTQALIIDLRHNRGGSPAMVALLCSYLLPVHPPVHLNDVYWRPDDTTRQWWTVAHLPAPRYGHKPVYVLTSQDTFSAAEEFAYNLQVLKRATIIGEHTPGGANPGQGYRLSDHFWMFMPTGRAINPVTGSNWAKTGVIPDVKVPSELSLLTAHVMALNHLLETEPDGPHFRELQRSMLLVERALNTRRSDLISQLKQPPMGNQ